CACGGAAAGCTGCGTGGCCAGGCCCGCCGAGCCGTGCCAATGCACGGGAACCCCGAGATCCTGGCAGCAGGCCCACAGCGGCTCCCAGAAAGGATCGTTCAGCGAGTGAAGCCCTTCTTTGGTGAGGCTCGGCTCGGCCAGCATCACGACGCCCCTGTGGCCGAGCTTAGCCGCGCGCTCGACTTCGGCCACAATGACGTCGGCGGGGCTCAGATAGGGAATGATCGCTATCGGGACGTAAAATTTGCTGGCCGCGCGCCACTCCGCCAGCGCATCGTTGTGCGCCCGAACACAGGCCAGCTCGAAAGCGGCGTCGGCTTGCAGGAACGCGAAGTTCTGAACCGGAGTGTTGGGAAAAAGCACTTCGCCGTCGATGCCGTCGTGGTCCAGCGCGCGAAGACGCTCGGCCGGGTCGTACACGATCTTGGGAACCTCCTCCCAACGGAGCGGATAGTATCCGCGCTCCACGCCTCCCTCCATCGCCGCCGGACAGTTGCAAACCCAGCCGCCACGCACTTTTCCATTGATCATCCAGCGCTCGACCGGTTGGTCGAATCCCTCTTCCTTGACCTCGACGACCTGCGGGATGCGATCGCCCCACCGGGCTTTCGACATCCTCTTGGTCCAGGCGTCCCGGTCCAATTGGCCGTGGGAATCGCAGCTGAACAAACCGTGCTTCAGTTCCATCCGACTACCCCATCAGGCCGCCGTTCGGTTTCTCTCAGCCTCGACGAGCGGACGATACTTTTCGTTGAGCTTCTGCCAATGCGCGGCTCGCTTCTTGGCCTTTTCCATCTGGGCCTCGGGAAAATTGAGAAACGGCACCCGGGTCGGTCCGACTTTACAATAGTCCGCAAAGTCCGCCGGCCGTTTGTTTCCGGAACCGGGCACCGGCCGGCCGCCGCCCCCATCCTCCGCCAGGTCGGCAATGACTTCCGATGCCTTCTCGTCCTCGCCTCTTTTGACCAGGTCCAACAGATACAGCACCGGCCACGGTCCCATCCACACCTCGGTCGACCAGCAGCCCGCGGCGCCGAGACGGTAATAAGGATGCAATTGCACCTGATTGACGAAGACGCTGATCTTTCCCTTGACGATTCTCTGCAACTGCTGGAAAGCCGACGTGGTTCTATGACTGTCCTTCATGCCTATAATCGTCGGGTTCTTCACCAGCTCCTTGAAGGCCGCTACGGGGATCGTGAACTTGTGATTTTCCGGGTTGTGGTAGATGACGATATTCAAGGTGGGGAAAAGCTCCGCTATATCGTGATAGAAGCGAATCGCGTCCGCGACCGGGAGAGTTTCGTAGTACGGCACTCCCAGAAGAACTCCATCGGCGCCCAGGTCTTTGACGAATTTCATCTTCTGGACGACTTCCCGTGGGTTGGGGCTCGTGCAACCGATGAACAGCGGCACTCGCTTCTTAACGGCCTCCACCGTGGCGACCGCCAGGGTTTTAAATTCGTCAAAGAGCAAATTGTAGCATTCACCGTATGTTCCCGTAGTCGCAATATTGTTGGCGCCGTCTTTGATAATCCGGTCGACCCCCTCCTTGAGGTTATCGACCGCAATAGTCTCGGTCGCCCGGATATCGACGGCGTCCGGCGTCGAAAAGGCCGGCATCATGGCTAGCACTCCACTCAGATCTTTGGCGGATAACATAGAACACCTCCTGATTATTGTTGTGTTTCGCACGCTATAATTCCGCCCGCGGCTTGTCAAATTGAATTGTCTGCAGGAAATGGCCGGATAAAACACGGCAAGCCGCGGCCAAATCATAGGTTGGCAATTTACCGGCCGCGCGATTTTCAAAGCGCAAAAAAACGGGCGGAAGGCGGCTTCGTTCCACCCAATTCCTGAGGTGGAACAAGCGACCGCCTACCGCCCGCGTATGCGCGAGGGCTGGCAGCCTTAGTCTTTCGTTTTTTACCGATCGCTTGATGACGAAGAGCCGGATACGCTGCCTGACCCTGTCGCGCTTCCCGAACCGGATACGCTTCCCGAGCTGGAAGTGCCGGAGCCGGATCTACTTCCGGACCTGGATGAACTGGACGATCCCTCATCTCCCGAAATCGATCCCGATCCTGAGCCCGACGCGGAGCAACCCCCGATCGCCAGAGCGCCCACCAGGAGCGGAACGGCCGCTAACAAATGTTTTCGATTCATGTGATCCTCCTTTTTTTGTTTGATCTCGTTTCGTGAACCGCAGCTGCTTCCCCCTGGTTCCTACTCTAAAGTGATAGCTTCCTCGGTCAACGTGGGAAAATACCCGACGCGGGTTAAAGAAGTCGCGCTCATTTAATGAGATGCAAAAGCGGTCACCAAACTTCCGACGAAGATCCAAAACATATGCGTGGCACGGCGGAGTAACCGCCCGACGGGGGTTTCTCGAAGGGCCGATGCGTGGGGACGTGGAGCTTCAACCGTACTTCAGAAATTTCTCTTATGACTCTCGTGCCGCGTAACACAGGACGTATCGCATCGGCCTGGAGAGAGACTCACGGCGGGCGAACGGTGGTAGGACAAACTCACCGCCCTGAGGACTCGAAGCTAGATCGTATTTTCAGAGGCTTGGGTGGCTCGCTAACTTTTTTCCGTTAGTCCCTGGTGCACTTTCTCGACGGTGATCGGAAGACTCGTCAGCCGCACACCGGTCGCGGCGAAGACCGCGTTGCCGATCGCTGGAGGAATCGGCGTGATGGCGTGCTCGGCGGCCGGCTTGGCGTTGAACGGACCGGGACCGCTGGTCGCGCTGAAGACGAGCGTCGTCTCGCGCGCCGGGATGTCGC
Above is a genomic segment from Candidatus Binatia bacterium containing:
- a CDS encoding amidohydrolase family protein, with translation MELKHGLFSCDSHGQLDRDAWTKRMSKARWGDRIPQVVEVKEEGFDQPVERWMINGKVRGGWVCNCPAAMEGGVERGYYPLRWEEVPKIVYDPAERLRALDHDGIDGEVLFPNTPVQNFAFLQADAAFELACVRAHNDALAEWRAASKFYVPIAIIPYLSPADVIVAEVERAAKLGHRGVVMLAEPSLTKEGLHSLNDPFWEPLWACCQDLGVPVHWHGSAGLATQLSVPKWKGFTAREFHTVSTARLCATPAQLIPNLIFSGILDRYPNLQWVCAETGLGWVNYVLESCDHEWERRRLWEAGIRTRPSDLFRRQIYVDFWYEMAGIELRHTVGVDKIMWESDYPHIASTYPKSWSFVDQTLAGVPEPERKKMLYENALSLYGLA
- a CDS encoding dihydrodipicolinate synthase family protein; the encoded protein is MLSAKDLSGVLAMMPAFSTPDAVDIRATETIAVDNLKEGVDRIIKDGANNIATTGTYGECYNLLFDEFKTLAVATVEAVKKRVPLFIGCTSPNPREVVQKMKFVKDLGADGVLLGVPYYETLPVADAIRFYHDIAELFPTLNIVIYHNPENHKFTIPVAAFKELVKNPTIIGMKDSHRTTSAFQQLQRIVKGKISVFVNQVQLHPYYRLGAAGCWSTEVWMGPWPVLYLLDLVKRGEDEKASEVIADLAEDGGGGRPVPGSGNKRPADFADYCKVGPTRVPFLNFPEAQMEKAKKRAAHWQKLNEKYRPLVEAERNRTAA